One window of Lytechinus variegatus isolate NC3 chromosome 2, Lvar_3.0, whole genome shotgun sequence genomic DNA carries:
- the LOC121409720 gene encoding monocarboxylate transporter 13-like has protein sequence MLDRPLSDVDVNIARRGQEVGLSLGYCMSEIGGPPKKVEDIVLYTRFYPDGGKGIGVRVWQFVQFFYTRFFNNKRCCYYKIVSLFCFTLGPLASFLAKRYGSRVVVMSGGFLTGAGVMMTAWANGVAMVGVGVVCLTGIGSALVYIATLIFIRHNFPDSRSYALANGITVSGSSLAVSVFAPITRVLSDTYNWRGALLISSAIILNTMVFGALLRDRKAIPKGKPERLNDSASAIALIDNQTTSSRVTLNGGSTPVKHSISNGHGSGHHLENGNEQYAESTLMTSFDGSEAHEMTESFEHHEHIQPEVVQRTKEPILADVPTTILHGLLLFVIFLSTSSYSAVFVYLAAAGTERGLTPIESAGLLSATGISQAVVRFGHGFLVTVGCIKPLPLYIIVQFIMTIGILVLGVFQQYSVGCFAAVLFGIGTGSVRSLNVVVQKEVDRRAGSTALGIVGLVSEVAAAVGGLFAGLLRDRSGEYLASFMVACGMTFASTLLSVVIMLLKRFIPCQPKNHVLT, from the exons ATGCTGGACCGACCGTTATCTGACGTAGATGTAAACATCGCGCGGAGAGGACAGGAAGTAGGACTATCTCTTGGCTATTGCATGTCTGAGATAGGAGGCCCACCTAAGAAGGTTGAAGACATTGTTTTGTACACAAGGTTTTACCCTGATGGAGGGAAGGGTATaggtgtgcgtgtgtgg CAATTTGTACAATTTTTCTATACTAGATTTTTCAATAATAAACGATGTTGTTATTATAAGATTGTTTCTCTTTTCTGTTTTACTCTAGGTCCTCTTGCATCGTTCTTAGCCAAACGATATGGATCAAGGGTGGTTGTGATGTCTGGAGGATTTCTGACTGGTGCAGGGGTGATGATGACTGCGTGGGCTAATGGTGTCGCGATGGTAGGAGTCGgagtcgtctgtttaacag GTATCGGGTCAGCACTGGTTTACATCGCAACTTTGATCTTCATTCGGCACAACTTTCCCGATTCCCGCTCCTACGCGTTAGCCAATGGGATCACCGTATCGGGTTCTTCGCTTGCCGTCTCTGTCTTTGCACCAATCACACGCGTTCTTTCAGACACTTACAACTGGCGGGGTGCCCTCCTTATATCGTCCGCCATCATCCTTAACACCATGGTCTTTGGCGCACTTCTCAGAGACCGGAAGGCCATACCGAAAGGTAAACCAGAGCGCCTCAATGACAGTGCATCCGCAATCGCACTCATAGACAATCAGACCACCTCATCAAGAGTGACGTTAAACGGTGGTTCGACACCGGTCAAGCATAGTATATCCAACGGCCATGGAAGTGGACATCATCTGGAGAATGGCAATGAACAATATGCAGAGAGTACCTTGATGACCAGTTTTGACGGAAGTGAAGCTCATGAGATGACAGAGAGCTTCGAACACCATGAACACATCCAACCGGAAGTTGTTCAAAGGACAAAAGAGCCCATCCTGGCGGATGTACCTACGACCATTCTCCATGGTCTTCTTCTCTTCGTTATATTTCTTTCTACCTCATCTTATTCTGCCGTCTTCGTGTATCTGGCAGCTGCAGGTACGGAGAGGGGTCTCACACCTATAGAATCAGCCGGTCTCCTCTCGGCGACGGGGATATCACAGGCCGTTGTCCGGTTCGGTCACGGTTTCCTAGTGACGGTGGGCTGCATCAAACCCCTTCCCCTCTACATCATAGTGCAATTTATCATGACAATCGGAATTCTTGTTCTTGGAGTCTTTCAACAATACAGCGTAGGCTGTTTTGCAGCCGTTTTGTTTGGCATTGGGACTGGAAGTGTAAGGTCTCTCAATGTAGTTGTCCAGAAAGAAGTGGACAGAAGGGCTGGATCCACTGCTCTTGGTATTGTGGGACTGGTCAGCGAGGTTGCTGCAGCGGTCGGAGGGCTTTTTGCAG GTTTGCTGAGGGACCGATCTGGGGAATACTTGGCCTCGTTTATGGTCGCCTGTGGGATGACATTCGCCTCGACCCTTCTCTCTGTAGTCATCATGTTGCTCAAGCGGTTCATTCCATGTCAACCAAAGAACCATGTACTTACATGA